TGGCGGCATTGAATGTAGAGCTTTTAAAAAAGCTTAGCCCTGATCTGGTTGTAACCTTTGTGGGCAACCCTAAAGCGGTAGAGCATGCGAAAAAATTTGGGATTTCATTCCTTTCTTTCCAAGAAAAAACCATTGCCGAAGTTATGGAGGATATTGACGCTCAAGCTAAAGTCTTAGAAATTGACGCTTCTAAAAAACTGGCCAAAATGCAAGAAACTTTGGATTTTATCCAAGAGCGTTTGAAAGATGTCAAAAAGAAAAAAGGGGTGGAACTCTTCCACAAAGTCAATAAAATCAGCGGCCATCAAGCCCTTGATTCAGACATTTTAGAAAAAGGGGGCATAGACAATTTTGGTTTGAAATATGTCAAATTCGGGCGCGCTGACATTAGCGTGGAAAAAATCGTTAAAGAAAACCCTGAGATTATCTTTATTTGGTGGGTAAGCCCGCTCACGCCTGAAGATGTGTTAAACAATCCCAAATTTGCTACCATCAAAGCCATTAAAAACAAGCAAGTTTATAAACTCCCCACAATGGATATTGGCGGGCCTAGAGCCCCACTCATTAGCTTGTATATCGCTTTAAAAGCCCACCCTGAAGCCTTTAAGGGCGTGGATATTAATGCGATTGTTAAAGACTATTATAAAGTGGTTTTTGATTTGAATGATGCAGAAGTTGAACCATTATTATGGCATTGATTTTTAAAAAGGGTTAATCTTTTTAGCCCTTTGCGTATCGTGCTAGGCTTAAAACAAGCCCTATAGCGATACAATTCGCTAAAAGCGAACTCCCTCCATAGCTCAAAAACGGCACCGCTAGACCTTTAACCGGAAGAATCCCGCCCATGCCAAAAGCGTTGATCACCAAAGAAAAACTGATGAGCAGCACCACGCCCACGCAAAATAGCGAGTATTTTGGCTCTTTCAAGCGGTTAGCGATCCTAAAAATCAAAACAATCAAAACAGAAAACAAAA
This region of Helicobacter pylori genomic DNA includes:
- a CDS encoding ABC transporter substrate-binding protein, whose product is MLVTRFKKAFISYSLGVLVASLLLNVCNASAQEVKVKDYFGEQTIKLPVSKMIYLGSFAEVPAMFNTWDRVVGVSDYAFKSDIVKATLKDPKRIKSMSSDHVAALNVELLKKLSPDLVVTFVGNPKAVEHAKKFGISFLSFQEKTIAEVMEDIDAQAKVLEIDASKKLAKMQETLDFIQERLKDVKKKKGVELFHKVNKISGHQALDSDILEKGGIDNFGLKYVKFGRADISVEKIVKENPEIIFIWWVSPLTPEDVLNNPKFATIKAIKNKQVYKLPTMDIGGPRAPLISLYIALKAHPEAFKGVDINAIVKDYYKVVFDLNDAEVEPLLWH